A genome region from Psychrobacter jeotgali includes the following:
- a CDS encoding histidine phosphatase family protein → MTTILLARHGQASFGQANYDQLSKLGIKQARLLGKHYASTQRRIDAVYSGSLVRQQDSARHFWEVYQASAADRESSAFDISTPEQHVLPLFNEFNHKDVFLKSDPAFASPADIAAKIAQAENPNLRLAELFDNAMQRWHSGNYDEDYIESWLQFNSRAQQALEQLIERIETLGHLEKGSTVLVFTSGGVIAAITAKLLEQDSKGSYQINKSLVNTGVTAITLPKQTPRLLSMNEYSHLFADGESFVTWR, encoded by the coding sequence ATGACCACAATATTATTGGCACGGCATGGTCAAGCATCGTTTGGCCAAGCGAACTATGATCAGCTCTCCAAGCTGGGTATCAAACAAGCGCGCTTATTAGGGAAGCATTATGCCAGTACCCAGCGGCGTATTGATGCCGTTTATAGCGGTAGTTTGGTGCGCCAACAAGATTCAGCTCGTCATTTTTGGGAAGTGTATCAAGCCTCAGCAGCTGATAGGGAGTCCTCTGCCTTTGATATCAGTACGCCTGAGCAGCACGTATTGCCCTTATTTAATGAATTTAATCATAAAGATGTGTTTTTAAAGTCTGATCCCGCTTTTGCTAGTCCGGCTGATATTGCGGCCAAGATTGCCCAAGCTGAAAATCCCAATCTGCGCTTAGCGGAGCTTTTTGATAATGCTATGCAGCGTTGGCACAGTGGTAACTATGATGAGGATTATATTGAAAGCTGGTTGCAGTTTAATAGCCGGGCTCAGCAAGCCCTTGAGCAACTTATTGAGCGTATAGAGACTTTAGGACACCTTGAGAAAGGTAGCACAGTTTTAGTATTTACCTCTGGTGGCGTCATTGCTGCTATTACCGCCAAGCTCTTAGAGCAGGACAGCAAAGGTTCTTATCAAATCAATAAAAGTTTGGTCAATACTGGGGTTACAGCTATTACGCTACCCAAGCAGACGCCGCGTTTGTTATCTATGAACGAATATAGCCATCTGTTCGCTGATGGTGAGTCCTTTGTGACTTGGCGCTAA
- a CDS encoding SDR family oxidoreductase, with the protein MPHKLKKIMTQTVKKSKDQALSAVQPARYLKRLTKLQVGQGKTVLVTGASSGLGEGMARLFAKLGYNLAICARRTDRLEQLQAELSDKHPNIRIAYRVLDVTDYDTIFEVFDAFAADFGQIDRVVVNAGVGDSRRIGKGRFETNRRTAEINFVSALAQCEAAMKIFRAQNSGHLVVISSMSAMRGLPKHMTTYGASKAGLAYLAEGIRADMLLDKLPIKVSTIYPGYIRTEINTNAKPLPFEVDADTGTKAIVAAIETEVAEACVPSLPWSIVGKAMKHLPLNIVNKIS; encoded by the coding sequence ATGCCGCATAAACTGAAAAAAATAATGACACAAACTGTTAAAAAGAGCAAAGATCAAGCTTTAAGCGCGGTGCAACCTGCTCGCTATCTAAAGCGTTTAACCAAGCTGCAAGTGGGTCAAGGTAAGACGGTATTGGTAACCGGCGCTAGCTCAGGGTTAGGGGAGGGCATGGCAAGGCTGTTTGCCAAGCTGGGTTATAACTTAGCTATATGCGCCAGACGTACGGATCGTCTAGAGCAACTACAAGCAGAGCTATCTGACAAACATCCTAACATTCGTATTGCTTATAGAGTTTTGGATGTGACCGATTATGATACCATCTTTGAAGTGTTTGATGCTTTTGCGGCAGATTTTGGTCAGATTGACCGAGTAGTAGTTAATGCGGGCGTGGGTGACAGTCGCCGTATCGGTAAAGGTCGCTTTGAGACTAACCGCCGGACTGCCGAGATCAACTTTGTCTCTGCATTAGCGCAATGCGAAGCGGCGATGAAGATTTTTCGTGCGCAAAATAGTGGTCATTTAGTAGTGATATCCAGTATGTCAGCTATGCGCGGATTACCTAAGCACATGACTACTTACGGCGCCAGTAAAGCGGGCTTAGCCTATTTAGCAGAAGGCATCCGTGCTGATATGTTACTCGATAAACTACCCATTAAAGTTTCAACCATTTATCCGGGTTATATTCGTACTGAGATTAATACCAATGCCAAGCCATTACCCTTTGAAGTTGATGCAGATACTGGTACTAAAGCTATAGTAGCGGCTATTGAGACTGAAGTAGCCGAAGCCTGTGTACCCAGCTTGCCCTGGTCTATCGTCGGTAAGGCTATGAAGCATTTGCCACTGAATATAGTCAATAAAATCAGCTAG
- a CDS encoding AMP-binding protein — MSEDKPWLNHYPTNVPKTIDPNQYSSLMNLYEESFNRFRMHPLSICMGVTHTYGDIDEASLAIAAWLQAQGLPKGTIVALMMPNVPQYLPTMIGILRAGFVCTPINPLYTGRELRHQLNDSGAKVIFIVDNFAQALEQVVDETAIKRIVLSKMGDMMGLKGVLVNTIVRQVKRLVPKYKLNDPKHEVNKFPEVLKLGKTLPYQAPKMSLEQKAVLQYTGGTTGLSKGTILTQRNIVAAALQSEAWYRPVTSEIDEVYINMVMALPLYHIFAFMLSLLGMRSGYTFILVPNPRDMPGFIKTLSKQPFHIFPAVNTLFKGLLDQPNFQKLDFSSLRITQAGGMAATEQTAKRWLEVTGCPMVEGWGMTEGVAAGTANIITDRKFNGTIGVPVPSVDIIVLDEDNQRLGVGQAGEMCIKGPNVTSGYFNHDNSDSFTKDGYFRTGDIVSMNDEGYFTLLDRKKDMILVSGFNVYPNELESVMLDCEGIIDCAVIGIPDERQGEAVKIYVVPANKNVTTEDIKDFALDNLTGYKCPRYIEFVNELPKSNVGKVLRQQLRNQHLENQA, encoded by the coding sequence ATGTCAGAAGATAAACCTTGGCTAAATCATTATCCCACCAATGTACCTAAGACTATTGATCCCAACCAATACAGCAGCCTAATGAATTTGTATGAAGAAAGCTTTAACCGCTTTCGTATGCATCCTTTGAGCATCTGTATGGGCGTCACTCATACTTATGGCGATATTGACGAGGCTTCATTAGCTATTGCTGCTTGGTTACAGGCCCAAGGTTTACCCAAAGGAACTATCGTGGCATTAATGATGCCAAACGTCCCGCAGTATCTACCAACGATGATCGGTATTTTGCGAGCGGGCTTCGTTTGCACTCCTATTAACCCTTTATATACCGGCCGTGAGCTCCGTCACCAGCTTAACGACTCAGGTGCTAAAGTTATTTTTATTGTAGATAATTTTGCTCAAGCTTTGGAACAAGTGGTCGATGAGACCGCTATCAAGCGGATTGTGTTGTCAAAAATGGGCGATATGATGGGTCTAAAAGGCGTGCTGGTCAATACCATAGTTCGTCAAGTCAAACGATTAGTACCTAAATATAAACTCAACGACCCCAAGCATGAGGTAAACAAGTTCCCTGAGGTGCTGAAGTTAGGTAAAACGCTACCATATCAAGCACCAAAAATGTCCTTAGAACAAAAAGCAGTCCTGCAATATACCGGCGGCACGACCGGACTATCAAAGGGTACGATATTAACCCAGCGTAATATTGTGGCAGCGGCGCTACAATCAGAAGCTTGGTATCGCCCTGTTACCTCAGAGATTGATGAGGTGTATATCAATATGGTGATGGCGTTACCGCTGTATCATATTTTCGCTTTTATGCTAAGCCTGCTCGGCATGCGCTCAGGTTATACCTTTATCTTAGTACCCAATCCACGCGATATGCCAGGATTTATCAAGACCTTATCCAAGCAACCTTTCCATATCTTCCCTGCGGTAAACACGCTATTTAAAGGTTTGCTTGATCAGCCAAACTTTCAAAAACTAGACTTCAGCTCGCTACGTATCACCCAAGCGGGCGGTATGGCAGCTACTGAGCAGACTGCAAAGCGCTGGTTGGAGGTTACAGGCTGTCCTATGGTCGAGGGCTGGGGCATGACTGAAGGCGTGGCGGCGGGCACTGCTAATATTATCACTGATCGCAAATTTAACGGTACTATTGGCGTGCCCGTCCCTAGTGTCGATATCATTGTCCTTGATGAAGATAATCAGCGTTTAGGCGTGGGTCAAGCGGGTGAGATGTGTATTAAGGGCCCCAATGTCACCTCTGGTTATTTCAACCACGATAATAGTGACAGCTTTACTAAAGATGGCTATTTTCGTACCGGTGATATTGTCAGTATGAACGATGAGGGTTACTTTACTTTGCTTGATCGCAAAAAAGATATGATTTTGGTCTCAGGCTTTAATGTCTATCCTAATGAGCTGGAGTCGGTGATGCTCGATTGTGAGGGTATCATTGATTGTGCGGTCATTGGCATCCCTGATGAACGCCAAGGTGAAGCGGTCAAAATATATGTGGTACCTGCGAACAAAAACGTAACTACAGAGGACATTAAGGACTTTGCTTTGGACAATCTGACTGGTTATAAATGTCCGCGCTATATCGAGTTTGTCAACGAGCTACCCAAGTCCAATGTCGGCAAAGTACTACGCCAACAGCTACGCAACCAGCATTTAGAAAATCAGGCTTAA
- a CDS encoding AMP-binding protein: protein MNLEKPWLAQYPPNVPKTIDPNQYSSLMELYGECFNRFRLHPMSICMGVTHTYGEIEEASLAVAAWLQAQNLPKGSVVALMMPNVPQYLPTMIGILRAGYICTPVNPLYTGRELRHQLTDSGAQVIFIVDNFAQALEQVVGETSIKRIVLSKMGDMMGLKGILVNTIVRQVKRLVPKYQLDDPKHEVTKFPDVLKKGKTLPFQEPKATLDQTAFLQYTGGTTGLSKGTILTQRNIVAAALQSEAWSRPITKEFADVYINMVMALPLYHIFAFMLSLLGMRSGYTFILVPNPRDIPGFVKTLSKQPFHVIPAVNTLFKGLLDHPKFQQLNFSALRMSQAGGMAATEQTATRWLEVTGCAMIEGWGMTEGVAVGTANIVTNTQFNGTIGLPVPSVDVIIIDDNDQRVGVGQAGEMCIKGPNVTSGYFNRDSSDSFTQDGYFRTGDIVSMDEKGYITLLDRKKDMILVSGFNVYPNELESVMLDCDGIIDCAVIGIPDERQGEAVKFYIVPADSNVTAEVVKDFALDNLTGYKCPSYIEFVTDLPKSNVGKVLRQKLREKHLADYPLENHPLENNL, encoded by the coding sequence ATGAACTTGGAAAAACCTTGGCTCGCTCAATATCCTCCTAATGTACCTAAAACTATTGATCCCAATCAATACAGCAGCTTAATGGAGCTGTACGGGGAATGCTTTAATCGCTTTCGTTTGCATCCTATGAGTATCTGCATGGGAGTTACCCATACTTATGGCGAAATAGAAGAGGCTTCGCTAGCGGTAGCCGCATGGTTACAAGCGCAAAACCTGCCAAAAGGTAGCGTTGTAGCATTGATGATGCCCAACGTCCCGCAGTATCTGCCTACGATGATTGGTATCTTACGCGCAGGCTACATTTGTACCCCGGTCAATCCACTTTATACGGGTCGTGAGCTCCGCCATCAATTGACGGACTCAGGGGCTCAGGTTATTTTTATCGTTGATAATTTCGCTCAGGCATTAGAGCAAGTGGTCGGTGAAACCTCGATTAAGCGTATCGTACTGTCAAAAATGGGCGATATGATGGGACTAAAAGGTATTTTAGTAAATACTATTGTCCGTCAAGTCAAACGCTTAGTGCCTAAATATCAATTAGATGACCCCAAACATGAGGTCACCAAGTTCCCTGACGTCCTCAAAAAAGGCAAAACCCTGCCCTTTCAAGAACCAAAGGCGACTTTAGATCAAACTGCCTTTTTGCAATATACTGGCGGGACTACGGGACTATCAAAAGGTACGATATTGACCCAGCGTAATATCGTAGCAGCGGCATTGCAATCAGAAGCGTGGTCGCGTCCTATTACCAAAGAATTTGCAGACGTTTATATTAATATGGTGATGGCGTTACCGCTGTATCATATTTTCGCTTTTATGCTCAGCCTACTGGGCATGCGCTCAGGTTATACCTTCATCCTAGTACCCAATCCCCGCGATATCCCAGGGTTTGTCAAAACCTTATCTAAGCAGCCCTTCCATGTTATACCGGCGGTCAATACTCTATTCAAAGGTCTACTTGATCATCCAAAGTTTCAACAGCTAAACTTCAGCGCATTACGTATGTCGCAGGCCGGCGGTATGGCAGCTACTGAGCAGACGGCAACACGCTGGCTGGAGGTTACAGGTTGTGCCATGATTGAAGGTTGGGGCATGACCGAAGGCGTCGCTGTCGGTACCGCCAATATCGTCACCAATACCCAGTTTAATGGCACCATTGGTCTACCTGTACCTAGCGTTGATGTAATCATAATCGATGATAATGACCAGCGTGTCGGCGTGGGTCAAGCGGGCGAGATGTGTATCAAAGGCCCTAATGTCACCTCTGGTTATTTTAATCGTGACAGTAGTGATAGCTTTACCCAAGACGGTTACTTCCGTACTGGTGACATTGTCAGCATGGACGAAAAAGGCTATATAACCTTACTTGATCGCAAAAAAGATATGATTTTGGTCTCAGGTTTTAATGTTTACCCTAACGAGCTTGAGTCGGTGATGCTCGATTGTGACGGTATTATAGATTGTGCGGTCATTGGCATTCCTGATGAACGCCAAGGTGAAGCGGTTAAATTCTATATCGTGCCTGCGGATAGCAATGTCACTGCAGAAGTAGTTAAAGACTTTGCCTTAGATAATCTAACCGGTTATAAATGCCCGAGTTATATCGAATTTGTGACTGATTTACCCAAGTCTAATGTCGGAAAAGTATTACGGCAAAAACTGCGTGAAAAACACTTAGCCGATTATCCTTTAGAAAATCATCCTTTAGAAAATAATCTTTAA
- a CDS encoding ABC transporter permease: protein MQIILTYTDIALASSLILIVMLVSWLLRLKLTSTLLIAAIRTVVQLSFIGLVLAWIFAREHWYEVLIILTIMTLIAGSAAKSRVKRAYKGLFTDTLIAVSASAVLVTIIAIGFILQVRPWYTPQFIIPILGLILGNALTAISLTSNQLVEALYEQQARIEMMLSLSARPFEAVHEQITAAIINGMTPTLNSMLVVGIVSLPGMMTGQILAGADPTQAVRYQIVTMFLICVSSTLGCTISALLIYRRFFNQKKQLIIP from the coding sequence ATGCAAATCATCCTAACTTATACAGATATTGCGCTTGCCAGCAGTTTGATCCTCATTGTTATGCTGGTATCGTGGCTGTTACGTTTAAAACTAACCTCGACTCTGTTGATAGCTGCTATTCGTACCGTAGTACAGCTTAGTTTTATTGGGCTAGTGCTGGCATGGATTTTCGCTCGTGAACACTGGTATGAAGTATTAATTATCCTGACTATCATGACTTTGATTGCAGGAAGTGCGGCCAAAAGCCGGGTCAAACGGGCTTATAAAGGACTATTTACCGATACCCTTATTGCTGTCAGCGCTTCAGCCGTATTGGTTACCATCATTGCTATCGGCTTTATTTTACAAGTGCGGCCTTGGTATACACCGCAGTTTATTATTCCAATACTAGGTCTAATACTAGGCAATGCTTTGACTGCAATTTCATTGACTAGCAATCAGCTTGTCGAAGCCCTTTATGAACAACAAGCTCGGATTGAGATGATGCTAAGCTTGTCCGCTCGTCCCTTTGAGGCCGTACACGAACAAATAACTGCTGCTATTATTAATGGCATGACTCCAACGCTAAATTCTATGCTAGTCGTTGGTATTGTAAGCCTACCGGGTATGATGACCGGTCAAATACTAGCTGGCGCAGATCCTACTCAAGCGGTACGCTATCAGATTGTCACTATGTTTTTGATATGCGTTAGTAGCACATTGGGGTGCACTATCAGTGCTCTGCTTATATATAGGCGCTTTTTTAATCAAAAAAAGCAGCTTATTATTCCTTAG
- a CDS encoding ABC transporter ATP-binding protein produces the protein MIPFNKLSRIIPMNIEVNNPILGFKDIWIYGQHPIGLAESAKHTRDAASEDDRQTGFSKASPSPFYKSWLTKITDKLGTNKSASTHERTLLAGVSGTLLAGQVTVLTGHSGSGKSVLLRVLAGLAPMDTGNVWHYPNLDHRDNLQYSIHDTSPTQWRAQVALLAQHPQLLEGSVLDNLQMPYQLQAHKKSRFDSQWHIENLAYLERTAEFLQQPTSHLSGGERQLVNTLRLLQLSPQVLLLDEPTAALDSETSSKLVKLLMHWLQAKPQRAMLWVTHDTEDIMPLADKHWHMQAGILTEMSSPYSGAK, from the coding sequence ATGATACCATTCAACAAGCTATCACGCATCATACCGATGAATATTGAGGTCAACAATCCCATACTAGGCTTCAAAGATATTTGGATATATGGCCAACACCCTATTGGCTTAGCTGAATCTGCTAAGCATACTCGGGATGCTGCTAGTGAAGATGATAGACAGACTGGTTTTTCTAAAGCCTCTCCTTCTCCATTCTATAAGTCATGGTTAACAAAAATAACAGATAAGCTCGGTACTAATAAGTCTGCCTCGACTCATGAACGCACCCTGTTAGCGGGCGTAAGTGGCACATTACTAGCTGGCCAAGTTACTGTACTAACCGGTCATTCTGGTAGCGGAAAATCAGTGTTACTACGAGTGCTAGCAGGATTAGCTCCGATGGATACCGGTAATGTTTGGCACTATCCTAACCTCGATCACCGCGATAACCTCCAGTATAGTATTCATGATACCTCGCCTACACAGTGGCGCGCGCAGGTGGCTTTGCTTGCTCAACATCCACAACTACTGGAAGGCAGCGTCCTTGATAACCTGCAGATGCCATATCAGTTGCAAGCTCATAAAAAAAGCCGTTTTGATAGTCAGTGGCATATCGAAAATCTGGCTTATTTGGAGCGCACCGCTGAATTTTTGCAGCAGCCTACCAGCCATCTATCAGGGGGTGAGCGTCAACTGGTCAATACTCTACGCCTACTACAATTATCACCGCAAGTGCTGTTATTAGATGAACCAACAGCCGCATTAGACAGTGAAACCTCAAGCAAACTGGTAAAGTTATTGATGCATTGGTTACAGGCTAAGCCTCAACGGGCTATGCTATGGGTGACTCATGACACGGAAGATATTATGCCACTAGCAGATAAACATTGGCATATGCAGGCAGGAATATTAACGGAGATGTCTAGCCCTTACTCAGGCGCTAAATAA
- a CDS encoding thioesterase family protein translates to MPNKSTRSTSTTTAQKGTASPLFTADYPIYINHTDAGGIVYHANHLVFFENCRRDWFSKLGLPGYFLQTDDGEIQHFVVSQAQLQYRKAILLDEVISVRIDQVELKPASIVFHQSIHRNLATNDDLPESHTLLSSAKIIIACVQNQTKPEPSTPISKNDTSALAALPNATPIRPIRVPQKLHDTIQQAITHHTDEY, encoded by the coding sequence ATGCCAAATAAATCAACCCGCTCCACGTCTACAACAACAGCACAAAAAGGCACTGCTTCCCCTCTATTTACTGCTGATTATCCCATTTATATCAATCATACTGACGCCGGCGGTATCGTCTATCACGCCAATCACTTAGTGTTTTTTGAGAATTGCCGCCGTGATTGGTTTAGCAAGCTTGGACTTCCGGGTTATTTTTTGCAAACTGACGATGGAGAAATTCAGCATTTTGTGGTCAGCCAAGCGCAGTTGCAATATCGTAAAGCCATCCTCTTAGATGAGGTTATTAGTGTACGTATTGATCAAGTAGAACTAAAACCTGCCAGTATTGTCTTCCATCAAAGCATTCACCGCAATTTAGCAACAAATGACGACTTGCCCGAGAGCCACACGCTATTAAGTAGCGCCAAAATTATTATTGCTTGCGTGCAGAATCAAACTAAACCTGAACCTTCAACGCCAATTTCAAAAAATGACACTAGTGCTCTTGCTGCATTACCTAACGCTACTCCAATCCGCCCTATCCGCGTCCCGCAAAAGCTACATGATACCATTCAACAAGCTATCACGCATCATACCGATGAATATTGA
- the xthA gene encoding exodeoxyribonuclease III, translating to MTRFVSFNINGIRARQHQLEAVQAVINPDVMGLQETKVHDDQFPLKNVEGLGYHVEYFGQKAHYGVALLSKVAPIFVQKGFPGEDEEAQKRFIHARYLLQGREVDVLNGYFPQGESQDHPTKFPMKRAYYADLIAYIDTLKAEGRSMIIMGDMNVAPEDTDVGIGEANAKRWLKNRKTSFLPEEREWYESLMSRELIDTYRLHYPTSTEFYSWFDYRSRGFNDDPKRGLRIDHILCTTDLVDQCVDAGISYELRAMEKPSDHAPIWSAFDLSKV from the coding sequence ATGACTCGTTTTGTAAGCTTTAATATTAACGGTATTCGCGCCCGTCAACATCAGCTAGAAGCCGTACAAGCGGTAATAAATCCTGACGTTATGGGTCTGCAGGAAACTAAAGTCCACGATGACCAATTTCCCTTAAAAAATGTAGAGGGTTTAGGTTATCACGTCGAATACTTCGGTCAAAAAGCCCATTATGGGGTAGCATTATTGTCCAAAGTGGCGCCTATATTTGTGCAAAAAGGCTTTCCGGGTGAAGACGAGGAGGCGCAAAAGCGCTTTATTCATGCGCGTTATTTATTGCAAGGGCGCGAGGTTGATGTGCTTAATGGCTACTTTCCGCAAGGTGAAAGCCAAGATCATCCGACCAAATTCCCTATGAAGCGTGCTTATTATGCTGATCTTATCGCTTATATTGATACCCTAAAAGCGGAAGGGCGCTCGATGATTATCATGGGTGATATGAATGTAGCACCCGAAGATACTGATGTGGGTATTGGTGAAGCCAATGCGAAGCGCTGGCTTAAGAATAGAAAAACCTCTTTTTTGCCCGAAGAGCGCGAATGGTATGAGTCTTTAATGTCACGTGAGCTCATAGATACTTACCGCTTGCATTATCCCACTAGCACGGAATTTTATAGCTGGTTTGACTATCGTAGCCGTGGTTTTAATGATGATCCTAAGCGTGGTTTACGTATCGATCATATTTTATGTACTACAGATTTAGTAGACCAATGTGTGGATGCGGGTATTAGCTATGAGCTACGAGCAATGGAAAAACCCTCTGATCATGCCCCAATATGGTCAGCATTTGACTTGAGTAAAGTATAG
- the argJ gene encoding bifunctional glutamate N-acetyltransferase/amino-acid acetyltransferase ArgJ: MAVGNVAVPNTIYPIDGISLSTTATGVRYKDRDDLVVIKIAETAATAVVTTKNTFCAAPVRVLREHFSQSSPRYLITNTGNANAGTGADGIRRAQDICTALAQKAGVDTQAVLPFSTGVIGEPLNSEAVIAGLDSALANLGSDNWLAAANGIRTTDTIPKLASQKVEIDSATDKSVSYHITGISKGSGMIRPNMATMLGYVATDANIAADLLQEMLIAINEQSFNRITVDGDMSTNDCCVLIATATASSELIDSTDHPHYQPLFTALTEVFVRLAQLIVRDGEGATKFITVKVTGGKTTQECCDVAYAVAHSPLVKTAFFASDANWGRILAAVGYAGIDDLDTDQVDVSLNEVMICQNGVVAPNYTEAAGKEVMSRPEITIHIDLARGTASDTVYTCDLSHDYIKINADYRS; encoded by the coding sequence ATGGCTGTCGGCAACGTTGCAGTACCCAATACTATTTATCCCATCGACGGTATCTCTCTTAGTACTACTGCCACCGGCGTGCGCTATAAAGATCGTGATGATCTAGTGGTTATCAAAATTGCTGAGACGGCAGCAACGGCAGTTGTTACTACCAAAAACACTTTTTGCGCCGCACCTGTACGAGTACTGCGTGAACACTTTAGTCAGTCCAGTCCGCGTTATTTAATTACCAATACCGGCAATGCTAATGCGGGTACTGGCGCTGATGGTATACGCCGTGCTCAAGATATCTGTACAGCGCTAGCACAAAAGGCTGGGGTAGATACTCAGGCAGTACTGCCGTTTTCTACTGGCGTTATTGGCGAGCCTTTGAACAGTGAGGCGGTAATAGCAGGGTTAGATAGTGCTTTGGCTAATTTGGGTTCTGATAATTGGCTAGCGGCAGCGAACGGTATTCGAACCACCGATACCATCCCTAAGCTTGCCAGCCAAAAAGTCGAGATTGACAGCGCTACTGATAAAAGTGTGAGCTACCACATTACTGGTATCTCCAAAGGCTCAGGTATGATTCGCCCCAATATGGCAACTATGCTGGGCTACGTGGCTACCGATGCTAATATTGCAGCAGATTTATTGCAAGAGATGCTTATCGCTATTAATGAGCAGTCCTTCAACCGTATTACCGTCGATGGTGATATGTCTACCAATGATTGCTGTGTGCTGATAGCTACGGCTACCGCCAGCTCAGAGCTGATAGATAGTACTGATCATCCACACTATCAGCCATTATTTACTGCCTTAACCGAAGTGTTTGTACGCTTGGCACAACTGATTGTGCGTGATGGTGAAGGGGCTACCAAGTTTATCACCGTTAAGGTAACGGGCGGCAAAACCACCCAAGAATGCTGCGATGTGGCTTACGCAGTAGCGCACTCGCCTTTGGTTAAAACCGCCTTTTTTGCCAGCGATGCCAATTGGGGACGTATTTTAGCGGCCGTAGGTTATGCTGGTATCGACGATTTAGATACCGATCAAGTTGATGTCTCACTAAATGAGGTTATGATTTGCCAAAACGGGGTGGTAGCTCCGAATTATACCGAGGCAGCTGGTAAAGAAGTCATGAGTCGCCCTGAGATTACTATCCATATCGATCTGGCTCGTGGTACAGCTAGCGATACGGTCTATACTTGTGATTTATCTCATGATTATATTAAAATTAATGCTGACTACCGTAGCTAA
- a CDS encoding DUF4377 domain-containing protein, producing the protein MKKLAIAALMGTVALAGCSTAALDDQRTMVVDGERMNVKVVNIPSFDVEIAPRKALCDRVNTRGEVVEAQCLQYRETFRKNYNTLNGDIQGFTYEPNYRYVLNLRQEAVADTQSGVVEPVWILNEVISKTAE; encoded by the coding sequence ATGAAAAAATTAGCAATTGCTGCATTGATGGGTACTGTCGCTCTAGCTGGCTGTTCTACTGCTGCTCTAGATGACCAACGTACGATGGTTGTCGATGGCGAAAGAATGAATGTCAAAGTCGTTAATATCCCAAGCTTCGACGTGGAAATTGCACCACGTAAAGCGCTTTGTGATCGTGTAAACACCCGTGGTGAAGTAGTGGAAGCTCAGTGCTTACAGTATCGTGAGACTTTCCGCAAAAACTACAACACTTTAAACGGTGATATCCAAGGTTTCACTTATGAGCCTAATTATCGCTATGTGCTAAACCTTCGTCAAGAAGCAGTAGCCGATACTCAAAGCGGTGTGGTAGAGCCTGTTTGG